The Setaria viridis chromosome 2, Setaria_viridis_v4.0, whole genome shotgun sequence DNA window tatcttcatatccttggcccgcacgccctggtcaggcgggcccacttgtcaggcccggttagtatcctggtcggtgaggaccatggggtacccatatccctcataTGTATTTTGTTCAACATGAATTCAAGAGAAAAGCAAATACTTTatatacatttttttatttactaCGAATAATATAAAGAATTGTACATTTTTAACTTGAATCTAATTTTTAACTTTTGGCATGGCGATCTACTTTGTTGCTTGAGAGTTTTAGTTATGGTGCATGATTAATTAATTATCCCTATATTTTTAGAAGAACTATAGGTGAGTGGTTTAATGCTCCTTTCTTTTTTGTGTTCTCCAATCTTAGTTTGCTATTGCCACCATACATACATGCTTCCGTTTGTCTTTCCACACCCTGTTCTTTATGCCCATCCCCCTTCTTTCCTACTTCTGATCTCAAGGAGTTTTGTCGGTTATACCACGATTATCGAAGATACATCTCTAATGGTGAGTGGCGTTCTCTGATGGTGCTAGATCACATCGGCACTCCGCCGTGACTGCATCATCTACCTTTTCGTTCTCCTAAACTTTAACCTCTTAGCCGTCTATGATCATAATGGTGCATAGCAAATACATCGTGATATTGTTTATGCCACTACCATATCTCTATTTCATGCTGTTCTCTTATGCCAATCGATTGATCAGAAACATGCGAGCCTACTGGGCGGAGCTGGGCTGGACCAACACCTAGGGCCACTAGTGAGCTGATgggcttagggggtgtttggatacgaggtgctaaactttagcagagtcacatcggatgttcggatactaataaggaggactaaacatgagctaattacaaaactaattgcacatatggagtctaattcacgagatgaatctatgaaggctaattaatccatcattagcaaatggttaatgtagtaccacattgtcaaatcatgggctaattaggcttaatagattcgtctcgcgaattagactccatctgtgcaattagttttataattaaactatatttaatactcctaattagtatcaaatatccgatgtgataggtgctaaagtttagcagaggGTATCCCAACACCCTCTCACTGTAATCCTCTTTTGTGCTATATATAGTGCGTTAGTACGGAGAAAATAGGCCCAACACCTAGGGCTCATGCCCCTAGTGGACCTAGGTTTGAATCCGCCACTTTGCAACGGCCATACGTGGATTATATgtttaggggatgtttggatactaggtgctaaattttagcagtgtcacatcggatgttcaattcggatgctaattaggaggactaaacatgagctaattataaaactaattgcagaaccctgtgctaattcgcgagatgaacctattaagcctaattaatccatcgttagcaaatgattagcaaatggttattgtagcaccacattctcaaatcatggactaattaggcttaatagattcgtctcgcgaattagactccatctatgcaattagttttttaattaacctatatttattactcctaattagcatccaaatatttgatgtgacaggtgctaaactttatcacGAGGTATCCAAATGGGCGGGTCTGTAGCGTATGCATGTGGATAATATCAGCTCAGCTAGTGCTGACAAACCCAACACACGACTCTGCGTTCTCCTAGTACATGTGCAAGCCGCCACCAAAGCAGACAGGGAAGGGGCAACACCGCAACAAAAGAAAACGACAATTTGTGCCTCCCCTTCCCTGTGGCAATTTGTGCTCTCTTATGCCAGTCAATCAATCATTTACCACTCTAGAATGTGTGGAGGAGGTTAACTGGTTTGGAACGAGGGCGAACCCAACCTGTACGTAGCCAGCATTCACGGTGTGGTCTGGTCTGGTTCCACGGGTTAGCTACATTAGTTATGCTAGTATCTTTGTGATTCAAGTTTGCTAAATGCACCCTCTGTTATGCTGTGGTGTGTGGTGACTTGTCTAATTGTTTTGCTGCTACTATACTTGTCTTTTACTTCCCTTCACATAAGAGTCTTATAAATTTCCAGGACTTTCCACCAGATGCAAAACGGGACTTGATGCAACAAATTGCCCAACTTCCTAAATTTTCTGTTTTGAGGCTACAGTTGGTAACATGGGGACATGTTTTTGGAGCGATGATGTTGAATCTACTTGGGACTTGTACTGGCATACAAAGTCTTAAGTTGGTCATAAAACGATTTAAGGTAATTCTTCACTTGAACTGGCTGGTATATACATCTTGAGAAATATGTGTAACTGCATTCAGCATTTTTTATATTGGAATAGTTGTAATTAAATTATTCTGAACACAATCATTCTTTCAGCGTGAAGCATGCCCCCCAAATTGTACTTGTGATGAACTGCAAGACTGGAGAAATCAGAATATTTCCTTGATGGCTCTTGACAAAGTAGCAATTAAAAATCTGGAAGGAAGTGGACATGAAATTGATCGGCAAGGCTGATGGACAGAGACATCAAGCGAATCTGTGTAGGATGCTTCAGCAGAGATGGAGCATGGCAGACTATGGTGGAGTTGACATCGAAGGTGGAACGCAGTGGTGGTGAACTGGTGATGGGTCTGGTGGATGATGCAGGTCGAGGTAGCGTTTTCTGCAAACATCGATCAAAATCTTCTGGCGAATGATGCGAGCCGAGGTCAGTCAGGTGAAATGTTTCTGGCTTTTGCTTTGGTGCCCCTATTTAGCACGCAGAAATGGATTCTTAAGGCTGTCCGAACCGTCCGCTCTGCTCTGCGGATTAGTGAGCGAGCTGTATTTTCATTTCATGAGTTTTCCCGGTTTTATTTAAGAGGAAATAGGTCTTGCTTTATCTTTATGTCATGTCTTGGGTGGTGGCCGTTCTTGTTCACGCCTTCCCTGCCCGGCACCACTCTCTTCGTGACTTCGTCTATCATGATGATTCATGTCAGAGCAGAGCATCCATTTGCACAAAGAGAATGCATGGCCCAGATGCACACTACTGTGACCTCACATGCCGTCCGATGAATCCCACGACCAGCCATTCCTGGTGCGGTCACTATCTGCACGGCATCCATGAAGCATCTGGGCAATGCAGTGGCTACATCATGCCTATTGCCTATTGGCAATATTGGAATTGGAGCAAATACAACACTGATTCCTCAGCACGTACCAAAAGTAGACGTCCTAAAAACCTCTGGTCCTCTGCCGCGCACTGCCACCAGCACGCGTGATGGTCTTCCTCTGCCCGACACGAAGCATCCCAGTGCAAAAATGGAGCCCGTAGCCAAGCCACAAGCAGGACGTAatcatcagcattcagcaagcACGATTCACACGAGCGAGCCATCCCACTATTATATGTGCACTTCGGCATTCAATTGCCAAGCCACAAGTGAGGGGGGGCAGCACTAAAGCTAAGCTACGTAGACATTTCCATCATCCAGCATGGCTGCGCCGCGCCTCCGagtgctcgccgccgtcgtggccCTCGCGGCGGCCGGCTGCGGCGCGTTCGAGTTCCAGGAGGCCACCGTGGAGGCCATCCAGCTGGGCTTTAGGAACGGCAGCCTCACCTCGGCGGCGCTCGTCCGGTTCTACCTGGGCCGGATCGCGCGCCTCAACCCGCTGCTCCGCGCCGTCATCGAGGTCAACCCGGACGCGCTGGCGCAGGCGGCGCGCGCCGACGCCGAGCGCCGGGCCTCGGGGGGCCGCCTCTGCGCCGGCGGGCTGCACGGCGTCCCCGTCCTGCTCAAGGACAACATCGCCACCCGCGACCGCCTCAACACCACGGCGGGGTCCCTCGCGCTGCTGGGCTCCGTGGTCCCGCGCGACGCCGGCGTGGtggcccgcctccgccgcgccggcgccgtcatcCTCGGCAAGGCCAACCCATCCGAGTGGTCCAACTTCCGCGGAGTCAAGGAAGGCTGGAGCGCCCGCGGCGGCCAGACGATGGTAAGTAATCTCATCACCTCTTCCAGTCACGAATGCGCAATGTTTTGGATGAGATGATCATCACAATCTAAGACACGCGACCGTGAATGTTTTGTGAACTCGTGAAGAATCCTTATGTTCTCTCGGCCACGCCATGCGGGTCGAGCTCCGGGCCGGGTGTGGCCGCGGCAGCTAACATGGCCGCCGTGACGCTGGGATCGGAGACCGACGGCTCAATCCTCTGCCCGTCGTCGTTCAACTCCGTGGTTGGGATCAAGCCAACACTCGGGCTGACCAGCCGGTCAGGCGTCATCCCAATCACGCCGAGGCAAGACACCATAGGGTAAGCTGCAAGCCTTCCAAGTCCTGGCTGTAATTCACGAAACTTCTGATGGGTAACTGAATTCTTGTTCGTCCTGGCAGGCCAATGTGTCGTACGGTATCCGACGCCGTCCATGTACTGGACGCCATTGTCGGCTACGATAAGCTCGACGCTGAAGCTACTGGAGCAGCTTCCAGGTACATCCCGCGTGGGGGTTACACACAGTTCCTCAGGGCCGATGGATTAAGGGGCAAAAGAATCGGTGTCTGCAATGTGTTTTTTGTTGGGAACGATAAAGAGCATTTGGATGTGTACTCGAAGCATCTTGATACAATGAGGTAATAGCTTAGTCCACTAAATCAAAATTCTACGTCTATAGACTCCAAAATTCTACGTCTAttatcttcaaaaaaaaaaatccgttGATGGTTTGCTCGAGACACTCAGTATTACATTTTAATGTGTGGTAACCTAGCTCAGGCTACAGACTAATATGTATACTCTTTCGAAAATAAAAAGAAGACTAATGTGTGGTAATAACTATGTTTACTACTCCTTTTGCAATAAAATTTTCTAGAAAAACTGACAAGGTAATGCGAATGTCTAATTTCTGCTCTTCATGGTAGTCAACATGGC harbors:
- the LOC117843642 gene encoding probable amidase At4g34880; this translates as MAAPRLRVLAAVVALAAAGCGAFEFQEATVEAIQLGFRNGSLTSAALVRFYLGRIARLNPLLRAVIEVNPDALAQAARADAERRASGGRLCAGGLHGVPVLLKDNIATRDRLNTTAGSLALLGSVVPRDAGVVARLRRAGAVILGKANPSEWSNFRGVKEGWSARGGQTMNPYVLSATPCGSSSGPGVAAAANMAAVTLGSETDGSILCPSSFNSVVGIKPTLGLTSRSGVIPITPRQDTIGPMCRTVSDAVHVLDAIVGYDKLDAEATGAASRYIPRGGYTQFLRADGLRGKRIGVCNVFFVGNDKEHLDVYSKHLDTMSQHGAILIGDLDIATNFSDLSDKEMLLMKAEFKLSLNAYLSDLLHSPVRSLSDVIAFNNAHPVEERLKDFGQNDLLDAEETNGIGARERAAIRRLKEISANGLEKLMKEHQLDAIVALKWAASSVLAVGGYPGIAVPAGYDKEGVPFAISFGGLRGYEPRLIEMAYAFEQATKVRRPPTFKH